actcatttttttttttttaatataattatttaaaagagtaaaattataaaataaaaaatatctagATTCAAGTTCACTATTAGTATAAAACATGTACCAAAAAAAAACCATACCAAATTAAGTAAACTAATCTAAAAGTGAATATATATAGAGTAAACATAGACAATAACAATGACAACAAAGTGCAGCTCAGTTGATAAGACATTTTTCCTTCAATCAATAAGTCGGAGGTTCGACTCACTAAGAAGagaaaatgaataattattattaatcctctttttttaaaaaaataaataaataaataaacaaacatcgACAATAACAATACTTGTAATAAAATAATGCAATTAAACAATGCAATTGAGACCACAATAATCTTCTTGTTCAAAGAGACAATTATTTACTAGTGTGCGcgattttattgttttgatcatattatttttaatttaaacttCAATTTGCGATTTGTTTTGTCCACAAACTCGTATCAAGATGTTTTACAATTTTTATTCATATCATTCTTTCTAATTTagtttcaatatttttatatattttatcagAGTACGAACAAGTATTGCATTTCataagataaaataattcaagtacaaaacaataattaaaCACTTAAATGTTGTTTGGCTAAGCTTCTTGAAAGAGTTTATAATCCCCAACAACTTATTATATGATGTTTCAGGAACTTATAAAATATAGCGTCTTAatatcttataagttgtcaaagtgtttggataattgagcttgaAAGTTAGAGAGATAAAATTTTTCTGATAgagtgataattttttttgaataacatatgatgaaaataataaattatagttgaaaaatatttgtaaaatgaatgttacatataaaattatactccttccgtctcattacaaatgtctcattcttttttggacaatatattctctctctatacttattatttaaacaatttcccccaccccccccccctttttttttaccTTCTACACATTTATTAATCTTCGTGCTaaaaaataatgagacatttgtaatggaacatAGGGAGTAAAAAATAAGTTGgagtagaataatttattttttgggagcttataagctcagccaaacaccctcttaatccCCTGTAAAATTGACATCTTAATAACAttaaaatcacaaaaaaaatattattaaatactccctccgtcccgacttttggtatccagttgagaacgacacgagtttaataaagtgattaatgtgttgtgagtggaataagggtcccacattttatgtgatagttaaaataattaaagtggagtaagggctcCACCtgcttttactaaaaatagaaatggataccaaaatgtgggacggccaaaaaaggaaagttggatactaaaaggtgggacggatggagtacgtAATTAATTGAGTCAACTTTTGAGATAGTCACATTGAACAATGTGACTTAATATTTGGCcatcattttaaaaatataaattttagccattttttacaatttcggaCTGTATTGCCATTTACTTGGGCGGATCGAATTGGGTTGGGCGTGCAGGTTCGGGTGGTACTTTTAGgactaatgttataatttgtaccaaaagtaccaacagaaagcaaaagaaaaaaaaaaatactttgacACTAACTTTATAATTTCAGCCAAAATTATCAAATTACTTAGaataatttggtacttttggcacaaattatactccctccgttctaTTTGTATTGGTCCCCTTGCCATTTTGGACTGTCCCAATTGTATTGGCCCCTTtcttaaaatagcaaaaataaggGCTCCTAAATGGGCAAAAGTAAAGCACTCCACCTACTTAACTTATAAATAAAggttttcttaatcttcgtaccCACAAGTAAGGGgccaatacaaatgggacggagggaataatattAGTGTCGAAAGTACCCCTAGAATCCGCGCCCAACTCGCACGCCCAATCCCATCTGATCCGCCCATTAAGGGCAATACAattcgaaatttaaaaaattgttaaaatttgtgtttttaagatGATGGACCAAATATTGAGTTATAATCCCCAATATGATTATATGAGTGTATATTCTATAATTACTTTATACATATCAATGATATCATACTTGGATCCCAAATATCTATTTTTTGAATTTCATATTTCAAATTTATCcgtcttattttttttaattgctttatatatattaacttaAAAGTCATTGTTTGAAAGTTGCTTTAGATTATGTAATTCACTAATTCGCAATAATCGGTTTAAGCCAAATCGTTATTGGTGGAActttaaaactaatttaattataaaaaagtgTGATgctaaataattatattgtgagcacccacaaattagttaaataggaaaatatttattttattttatttatttttaaaagtaaaaataagatttaattattttattatattgattacattatagttatatttttataattttttgtaacttttttatttaaaaaaattaaaattaaaaatgcaaaaaaataaaataaaaaataagtacaatatatataatactacaATAAAGTAATTAGACTATATTTTCTATaaataagttaattaaatcaaaagaaTTCCAATATTGAATTGTTTCGTGGGTGGCAACAGTATGACATAGGTTTATTGTACTCTCTCGTCCACAAAGAATGTGTGGTGAAGTGGAGGGCAatgatttaataaaaatattgaaatatttAGTGTTAAAGGATAGTATTGAGCCCACTAAAATGTAAAGTAAATGtaagtattttataaatattgaacGTGAATAGAATTTAAGGTAtaaaagagattttttttaaaaaaacacacaatctttatggattaataaaaataatactcttttcgtcctcataaaatgtattcaatttGCCATTTTCGTCCAttctcataaaatgtattcagTTTATTTTTAGCAAGTTTTTTATTCACAATAAAGTTGACCTTTACTCCATTCAcaatatattcaattattttattaaaatttgtagtatcatttaaagatgaatattttttataaagacGGGTGaagtaataaacacacaatatATATGGAGGGTGGgagtattaaaaaaaacaatttagaTTTGTGGAGTTTGGATATAGATATAGCAGGAGTAGATTAAATTTAGTAATCATGAGTGACGGATTCATTAATGAAGGCCCACCACATGTGTTTGAGTTTGACAAGaaaacaacaattaaaaagGACGAAGCCGAATAGAATTCAGTTAATGCATGTGATTATGAAACCAAATACTTAGAGAGAACATGcgattatattattattattattattattgcaatTTACAACCAGCGCGGCCATGAGACCATTGAGATTTGAGACGACTCAAAGGACAGACGTTAAATAAAATGtgtaaattataatattaaattatcaAAAGATTGTTTGCAAGAGATCATTAGCTCACATCTATAGACATAAATTCTATTTTCATTGTGcatgtgcgtgtgttggccaagcggtaaaaGGTTAATGCTTAAGACTAAATATTTTGGATTTAGTCCCCCGTGatgcgatctttaaatttctttatttaataccgttaatttataaaaaaattgtattttcatttgttcaaatatttaatatgaattatATTAGCTTGAATTGAGTCGTTGGTTAAAGTCTCATCGATATCACATGAATGTATTATTTACGTTCCAAAAGTTTTATCTCAATATAAATGAGACAGAAGGAGTAATATTCAATTTCATTAAATGATATGTATCttatatttgaaaaaatatataattaactaTTTTGGATTATGCCACAAACCTTCATACATgcatcaaattaaatttttctattttaaaacaCATGCAACATTCTATTTcaagaattttaattattgttgatTAAGATGATGCGCGTGAGGTACAACAAAACACAATTTGAATAAAAGAAAATGTGTATATACTTAATTGTGAGAAATTTTATAGTAATATCTTTATAAAAtttacatgaatatatatatatatatatatatgtatgtcaGGATGTATTACTCTCTTAGTCTCAAATAAATATGAACATTTATTAGTgtcacgagttttaagaaatattaaataaaaatatattgtaaataaaaagtagagataaaaaataaagagattGTAGTATGTTAatatataagaaataaaaatatttatgagactacttaaaataataaaaaagtatatttttGTGAGATGGAGGAGTATGGTTCAATCTCGTGAAGCACGGATATTATTAGTAAGAAATTTGAAAGAGACGAGCTCCAATGATATGTATTAGTAGTTCCTTTTGGGTCTGGAAATCCACGAATCCTATTAGTGGTAGTGCAGAAAACAAAATACGTCatgcaaattaaattaaatagagaCTGCAATGTCCATTTTAGAATTAGtagtattaattatatgtatgatTTCCCAACCACAGAGTAGAACAGAAGCGAAGGCCTCCATCCATCCAATAAATTCACAAGATTCATTCTCCCAATCTTTACTCAACTACTTCCTTCTCACATCATTCATCACTCCCTGCGCCGCCTCATCTCACCATGTGAAATCCACCCACATTCACACCCAAATACTTCAATGGGCTGCTGCGCCAGCACCAATAAACCCACCCCACCTCCAAAAACCGCCCACATTCCCACCAATCACGGCGGCGTTAGCAAATCGCCGCCCCCCAGCGTCGAAGAGGAAACAGTCAAAGAAGTCCTCTCCGAAACCCCCACACTCCCCAAACCCCCTCCAGATTTCCATGCCAAGTCTCAGAGCGAGAGCCCCTTCATCAAGTCAGCCCCCCTCCTGCAAGACAAGGACCGCCACAAGCCGCCGTTCATGGCCGATGATCTGTCCGAGGCATCCGAGATCTGCAGCACTCTCAGCGAGAGCGTCAGCGCCTCCACCTCCGTCACCGAAAAGAGAGACCGCAACGGCGAGAGAAGAATCGAATTTCGCGAGCTCCGGCCGCGGTCTCCGGCGAGGTTAAGAAACCGGTCCTTTTCCGGCGAGATGCATCGCGAGAAAACGGTGGGGAGATCTCCCGCCAGGAGGTCCGAGCCCTCTCCGGGGCGGGCACGACCCGTACCCGCATCGTCCGGATACGGGAGGAGAAGGGAGAATGGGGAGACCTCCGGGAGAAGGTCGAGGTCTCCGGTGATGCGGCCGGAGCCGGGTCCCGGGCGGGCTCAATCAGCGAGGAAAACGGGTAAATCACCCGGTCGGGTCGCGCCCGGATCCGCGGAGAAGATTCGGAAGTTTGATGGAGGGAAAGAGAGTGGCGACAGCAAATGGCCACCGACGAGTGCGAGTAACGAGTCACTTGAAAACCCGCTTGTGTCCCTGGAGTGTTTTATCTTTCTCTAGCGTAGATTGTAATTTTGGGAGGGGTACTTTTGGGATTATGTTGAAATGGCGCGACCAAATATGCGATGATGCCTTACTATGTTTGCGCTGTAAATAAAAAAGTCAAAGGTAACTTGCTAATTTTAATGATTTATTGCGCGAGTAGTTACGGAAAAGGCTTCGTCACTTTATTGAATGGACAgtcttcttttctttatttttcgtatccaacaataattttttaagttttgtcTCATTATTTCTGAGATGGATTcgccttttattttgttttttttactaTCTTTTCCTGCAATTAAAAATCTTTCTTATTTCGGTTTGGCCTCGTCGTAATTTCCTATTGTAGATGGAATGGTGCAGCTCCGCCAGCTTGATTAATAATTCGTCACATTTCATTCTGTTCACACAATTTATCTTATTATAACTGTTTAAAAAAATGTTGTGtccattatattttattcttggATGCAATTATAAATTTCCTTAGAGCCATAAATACACTAAACTCCATGTATAAAGCAAAATGTTGTCATATATTATCTAAAGTCTAAATTATATTTGGTTCGTCTCCTAAAAATATTcacattttataattttatatatttgaacACTATCTCAtcaaaatttctttatttttgtatCATATTCCACCACAATACACTCTCATTTAACATAATGCActacatattttataaaatgagaTTCTTTTttactcacaatacactttcattcaatatttttaaagtttgtatcaCTCACTTCGCCGTATGTTTTTAAGAGACGGAGGGACCGTATATTTTTAAGAGACGGAatgagtaatatatatatagacaaatatggtactccctccgtcccactccaataggctaatttttctttttggataaaaaaattgtacttaattggtgtggaccacaccactttattACCACTTTTCtattaaaaagtaagttttattaatctccgtgtccaaaaAAAGTGAGCTTATTGGATTGGGACGAATGAGTAGTTTTTTGTGATTTGTTGAAGTTTGTCTTAGTTCTATATAGTAGTTGGTGGAATTTTAGCATTAAACCTGAGATTCATTGGGGAGGATTTGTTAGCGAATCACGGTCATCTTGGATTCTTGTTATTGTTTTTCTCTACCTTTATTCCGACATGTTAGATTTGGTGGAATCCAATGATGGAATTGAGTGGGAAGATAAATTTTGGAGGATTCAAAATTCAAAGTTTGTTGTGGGTGAATTTTGTAATCTTGTCTTGTTAGGATTTTGGAAACTGTCGCACACAAAATAGTATGATTATAATTTTGTCGTCAACACCAAATCTTTTTATCTTATGAAGGCCCATTCCGGTATTATTCATGATCATGCCTCGTTGCTCAGAATTTTGGGCATATTTGGATATATACTTGTTTTCTTGATCATATGCACAATTTACTACTTGGGATTCTAGTATGCTCGTTTTTCGATGTGCTTCATCGCACCCATGCTTTTATTAGTAGCTTTATAAATGGCACTTGACACACATAGAActtataaatttgaaataataaattctaattatatCAAAGTTTATAAAAGTACATATTTTATATACTGTAAATTATTGTTAGAACTTTGATGTGGCATAAGGGACGAATCTACCATTTTGTCACATTAAACAGACGCAAAAAATTCTTCACACTAAATCTCATGTATGAAACAGGACTAAATAAAGGCAGAGCACAAGGCAGAGCACGGATCGAGTCTGAGTACCTAAAAGTacaattataatttatcaagAATATAAATAACAGTTGTTTTGAAAAGAAGTAATGGaacatttcacttttttttatattaattattacctttcatcataataataattacttgatcaaATGAGTACAAATTCTCTGCCTCCACAATTCACACCGCCATTGTGCCCTTTGTCGCGGCTGTGCCGCCTTACCATCCCGCTGGCACGCCCCAAGTCTGTGCAACCTCTCCAGTCAGCACGTATGTGCCACTGCTCTGCCAGTCACCTGTAAGTGTGCCCCAAAGCTCCGCGCCCTAGATCACTCCTCTCCTATTACATGGAGGGTCTGGTCAAGTGAGACCGAACTCACCCAAGACCaacttgaaaataaattttcgaTAATTCTTACTTCATTCTATCCAATTATAtaggtttattttttatttttagatgtTTCAAATATAAAGattgatttttataaaagataaTGTAATTTTAACCCATTTACTAATTTaccattatttaattttttgtttactTTATCATTAATGTAttgtcaaaaaataaataaaatgtttaCGTACGATATGTAACATAACATttatctctctctatatatatttgatCCAAATAAGATTAATCTTTATGTATCCAAAATTCTTCAAAGTTgtgataatatttatttatttttacacatatatttattatttaaatttaaccTTATCGTACGTACCTTCGTACTAGTATAATTAGAAGAATAGATAATTGTTGATTAAATCTCAAACTTTGGATATAGTTGCAAATTTGACACAATCTTCGAATTGTTGGAATTAAGACCCAACCTTTTAATTTTAGCAAATTGAATCCTTTTAAAAGCTTTGGTAGTTGATTATCTGACATGACACgatttagttttgttttgtttgttttttttttaaaaaaacttggCCAAAGGGAAACGGTAGGCTTTAAATCTTAGACCTTAGTACTGTTTATAAATAAGAGTTCGCACTGTTTGGTATTCCTTTGAAAATTATGACACGATTTATTTAAGGATgtaaattgtgaaaattattaGAAAATATAATCTATGTGTATTTATGTTGTGCCAAGTCGATTAATCTATGATCGGAACAAATTGAAGAGCTAGTCTACACATTGAAAAGTTGAGTCTTAATTACAACAATTCAAAATTGTGCCGAATTTGCAAGGGATGAGCTCCGATGTCTTATAAATAGGAATGTCAGTCGGGTCGACCCACTTAATTTCGTGTTGGGCCTCTTGGCCCATTTAATTTTAGGTTGTTTTTCATTTGagttaatcatttttttatttgtttgattcAAATATTTTGACTCTAACCCACTCTATTTAGGGTTAGTCCATCGAGCCcataaatttacaatttatattttacatgtataattttttttattgataatcaTGTTATTATAAGGAAAAGATAGACCATattttagaataaaaatttAGTGTTATTTCAATGTAAAATTACATAATAGTTAATAGTATATGATTTTGTTACCGATAAAAATTAGATATAGTTATCATAATGACTATCTTTCTCTTATTTTTACGTCataaatatttgttattaatcaTAAGAGAAAATTATTTCACAAACATCAAAATCTTATTATAGAATTAAAAAGTTTAAtactaataaaattttaaaatcaattattaagaaaaagttTGGTTAATTGGACCAATCCACTAGATTTTTGGGCTAGTGCTATAGGGCTTGGGCTATCTTTGAATTCAGGCTATTCGggttgaattttttttggacTAAAAATTATCAGTCATAACCCTATTTTTTTTGTCGATCTATGTAGGTCGGCCCGTCAATTTCAAACATATTAATATCCCtacttataatttataaatgatGTGCCATTTCATGTTTCAcacttaaaattatataatctatataagtatataaaagaagagttttttcgcaccattttttctctctctttttctctttcttcttacatcaattttttcactattttttattgtttttatattttatttattttgtaaatgtCATctaatttgattcatgaaaaaataatcaatacgtatcttaaatttaatatagtataaaaatcataaaaaatgaatttaaatgaatacgtaatgaaaaatataaaatgttttattttatgtctcttcattaaaaatttacaactttttatttatgtttgtgtataaaaatatttattatgatgaataatactactatataataatatgcataatgtaaatttttattatgaaataatttttaaatttatttaataattataattatcattacactttgtataaattgaaaattttcatttttaaattcaggattttattgagtaattgaggtgaattattatattttattttaaaaacatatgttgcattttgtttatattttgattttttattattatttaaatttattatttaatttcgatgtcaatcgtgcatcgcacgaatgggcgtatactaattttaatttcaaatacaactcatatatgtatatgaattttttttttttcctcatacctcaaagcaaacacacagTGTAGAATGGGTCAATCCTATCCCTTGTTCCGCAGGACAGGGGAGTGGTTGCTGTCTGTGTTGAGATTGAATTATGAAGCCATGAATATGATGATGATCCAACCCATTTCAGTTATTTATGGAAGATAATAGTATGTTGACATCAAAAATCCAAGTGGTACGTGATAGTATGATACATAGAGAGTGAGAGGTGATGAAAATATGGTGCAAGAGATGAGAGTAGACATATACAAAAACTCTGATACCATTTCAATGGTAGAATCACTGCAGTTGATGTTGATGTGGCGGCCACTGCACTCGTTCCGGTGGGCACGGCACCGGAGCAGGATGTGCGATGAAGGTCGGGATCTTGTTGCCGGGCATCACCACCGATACTTCTCTTGCATTTACACATATCTGCAACAATTCAATACAGATAACTCTAAACGCTGAATACAAATCTCAATTTTTCAACTCAGAACACCTTCAAAATTCAGCACATTACAACAGGGCTGTGCTGTTCGTCTATACGTGTGCTCAAATTAGTAATAATATATGTTCCTCTCTACAACTTATAAGCAAACCAAACACACAAGAACAGAACAATTGAAGTAGCAAATAATGCAATTctgtttttctttaataaaaccTATGGAATTGGAATTTGTACCCTAATCTCTCATCTTCACACAATGAAGAAACACGactaaattatgaaatttgtgGTAACTAAATACAAGTATCAATTAGAAACAAGTAATTGAAGAGCTGGTCTACAACTACAAGAGAATAGCACCATTAATTATGGAACGCCTTGGATCACTAGATAAACTCAAAGACGGCAGCAAGCCTTATCTAAACAAATAATCTCATTACAATAATtccattaaaaaataaaaataaaaattgaagaagGGCCTAAGATAAGAGGttgtattattaaattaaaaaatgtggTAAGAGAAAAACAAAGGAATTAGGAGGTTGGCAGGGTGTCCCCGAAGCAGGGATTCGCCACGCGGGGAATCATAAATGTAGGTATGTGATGCTCCAAAATTAAACCAAGTGGGTCTCACTCTAAGAATCAACAATTATATTAGAATAGCTACACTTCTCATCAATGCAACTAGGGACCATTTACAAAATATCCTTACTCTACCACTGCACCATCACAtgcacttttttttctttctttttcttttttttctttttttttgttcaaataaTCATATCAAAAACATAGGATTAGCTAATTCATAGCATGAAAAAGGGTTTCCAAGAAGTAATCATCACAATTCATAGTCTGAAGAAGGGGAAGTAAAGAAGTTAAAAAAATGCAGTGATATAGTGAAAAATGAGTGGAGTAGAAGTAGTATTACTGACTTTAGGAGATGATGGGTAGGCGAGCTTAGCATTGAAGGCAGCGATATGGTTGTGGGCCTCAATGTCTGAGTGGCGGCGGCGGACATCGGCCGGCGCGGTGGTTCTGAGAAACTTCTCGAATATAGCCATGACGAGAAACATGGAGATGAGAATGGCGGTAGCGACGAACCCAAACGACACCGCATTGACTGAGTTGTCGAAGTGCGTCCAGTGATCGTCTTTCTGAATGTAGAGCGGGGCGCCGCTGGGCGCCGGCGCCCAACCGCCCCATTCCTCTTCTACCACGCCCATTAATGGTTGAACTATTTGGTTGCAGAATGGTTATGGAGGTTGAATGAGGCAGTTATGGCAGTTTGGAAAGAAGGGGAAAGCTTTTTCGAGGGTTTTGTCGTGCCATCAAAGCACGACTACTTCCACTAGTAGTCAACAAGATTCTCTCTCGTTCTTCTAGAGAGAGACAGGGAAAAGGTCGCCGGAGGTTGAAAAATAGAGGGCTTTGGGATttgggagatgagagagagagagagagaggagttggctttttaaataaagaagaaaagggaGTAATCTTGAAAATGGCAGCTATGCTCTGTTTCTGTTTGAGACTCGAAAGTAACGTCTCCAAATATATACAGTTGCCGTTGCCCTCATCACACTTCACACGTACTAACTTTAATTAAGATTTCTACCCCTAATCACACTTCACACGTACTAACTTAATTACCCCCTCTCCCATTACTCACTTTCTATAATTGAATGttacattacaaatatctcattcctttttgGATAATAAAttctctttttatatatattaaatatttaaataatttccaccaattcactttatctattttctatgccaaaaaataatgagacatttgtaatatgATAGAGGGAATACTAATCTTCATCTTCCTCTAACTTTCATGTTTCAACCACCCCTTTCTACTAAATTTACTTTTCCCTTTTCGTCGAACAAGTCTAGTTCAAAcgataaaattaaaatactccgtatcattttttttgtaaaagatCAAGTCTCACCAATATCATACGAGCTATACGTATTTGTTTCGTTATTTAGTCTATTTTATActgattttttataattaattaattcattcattcattataatatatattcaattccATGATATTATATTTATCTTGTATttaa
The genomic region above belongs to Salvia miltiorrhiza cultivar Shanhuang (shh) chromosome 5, IMPLAD_Smil_shh, whole genome shotgun sequence and contains:
- the LOC130985535 gene encoding pre-mRNA-splicing factor CWC22, coding for MGCCASTNKPTPPPKTAHIPTNHGGVSKSPPPSVEEETVKEVLSETPTLPKPPPDFHAKSQSESPFIKSAPLLQDKDRHKPPFMADDLSEASEICSTLSESVSASTSVTEKRDRNGERRIEFRELRPRSPARLRNRSFSGEMHREKTVGRSPARRSEPSPGRARPVPASSGYGRRRENGETSGRRSRSPVMRPEPGPGRAQSARKTGKSPGRVAPGSAEKIRKFDGGKESGDSKWPPTSASNESLENPLVSLECFIFL
- the LOC130985536 gene encoding uncharacterized protein LOC130985536, giving the protein MGVVEEEWGGWAPAPSGAPLYIQKDDHWTHFDNSVNAVSFGFVATAILISMFLVMAIFEKFLRTTAPADVRRRHSDIEAHNHIAAFNAKLAYPSSPKICVNAREVSVVMPGNKIPTFIAHPAPVPCPPERVQWPPHQHQLQ